A region from the Sorex araneus isolate mSorAra2 chromosome 6, mSorAra2.pri, whole genome shotgun sequence genome encodes:
- the LOC129405660 gene encoding integrin beta-1-binding protein 1: MFRKGKKRHSSSSSQSSEISTKSKSVDSSLGGLSRSSTVASLDTDSTKSSGQSNNTSDTCAEFRIKYVGAIEKLRLSEGESLEGPLDLINYIDVAQQDGKLPFVPLEEEFIMGVSKYGIKVSTSDQYDVLHRHALYLIIRMVCYDDGLGAGKSLLALKTTDASNEECSLWVYQCHSLEQAQAICKVLSTAFDSVLTSEKS; this comes from the coding sequence ATGTTCCGAAAAGGCAAAAAGCGACACAGTAGTAGCAGTTCCCAAAGCAGTGAAATCAGTACGAAGAGCAAGTCTGTAGATTCCAGCCTCGGGGGCCTTTCTCGCTCCAGCACTGTGGCCAGCCTTGATACTGATTCCACCAAGAGCTCAGGACAGAGCAACAATACTTCAGATACCTGTGCCGAGTTTCGAATCAAGTATGTTGGTGCCATTGAGAAACTGAGGCTGTCTGAGGGAGAAAGTCTCGAAGGACCTCTAGACCTGATCAATTACATAGATGTTGCCCAGCAAGATGGAAAGTTaccttttgttcctttggaggaAGAATTTATCATGGGAGTTTCCAAGTACGGCATAAAAGTATCAACATCAGATCAATATGACGTCCTGCACAGGCACGCCCTGTATCTGATCATCCGGATGGTGTGTTACGACGATGGTCTCGGGGCAGGAAAGAGCTTGCTGGCTCTCAAGACCACAGATGCGAGCAACGAAGAATGTAGCCTCTGGGTCTATCAGTGTCATAGCCTGGAACAAGCACAAGCAATCTGCAAAGTTTTGTCCACTGCTTTTGACTCTGTATTGACATCCGAGAAATCCTGA